One segment of Streptomyces sp. YIM 121038 DNA contains the following:
- a CDS encoding glycosyl hydrolase family 28-related protein, protein MPNLSRRGVLGGAIAVAATAATGTGTGPAAAVAAHPAALWREFARNPYDHPQIPYVGRAGYRGGESRFRRPRAVFPVRRYGAGPGARADAAPAINRALAAAGEAGGGTVQLEPGTYGIDGLIRIAHDNVVLRGAGSGRTTLVATRHLTELIGPYGSRYGGDKSSWSWAGGLIWLCPRERWDSLVAAIRAGQWPFEGWTGNRRDQWRGLTAVSPARRGDRAVRVADPARVRPGDLVLLRLADDRDHTLLEHMAGGGPGPEAYSWDDKTKLTSYVPYEWPVRVTGVRGREVTLERPLPLDVRPEWNPLLTTHVTALTGSGVEGLTLEAVQTPQSPHLLDKGFNGVTFQCAYDCWADDVRVRHVDNGFGLVAASACTLRRTSVGGRGAHHPYFCREGSHDNLIEDFRIERRTVPAPPGTQLHGINVEGLSSYNVWSRGHLETGTFDTHRGMPFANVRTEIVVNNDGRHGGDASAGPLYGARFTHWNVTVSNQRAGLVKIDGIAPYSATVGISLVREFDQIDVPDFSGELGSRIEAYGSPDAVRPRNLYEAQRALHLR, encoded by the coding sequence ATGCCCAACCTCAGCAGACGCGGCGTCCTGGGTGGAGCCATCGCCGTCGCGGCCACCGCCGCGACCGGGACCGGAACCGGGCCCGCCGCAGCCGTGGCCGCCCACCCGGCCGCGCTCTGGCGGGAGTTCGCCCGGAACCCGTACGACCACCCGCAGATCCCCTACGTGGGCCGGGCCGGATACCGAGGCGGCGAAAGCCGCTTCCGCCGGCCGCGCGCCGTCTTCCCCGTCCGCCGCTACGGCGCCGGGCCCGGCGCCCGGGCGGACGCCGCGCCCGCGATCAACCGTGCCCTCGCCGCCGCCGGAGAGGCCGGCGGGGGCACGGTCCAGCTCGAACCGGGTACGTACGGGATCGACGGCCTCATCCGGATCGCCCACGACAACGTCGTCCTGCGCGGCGCGGGCAGCGGCCGCACCACGCTCGTCGCCACCCGCCACCTCACCGAGCTGATCGGCCCCTACGGCAGCCGCTACGGCGGGGACAAGTCCAGCTGGTCCTGGGCCGGAGGGCTCATCTGGCTGTGCCCGCGGGAGCGTTGGGACTCCCTCGTCGCCGCGATCCGGGCCGGTCAGTGGCCCTTCGAGGGGTGGACGGGGAACAGGCGGGACCAGTGGCGCGGCCTCACCGCCGTCTCCCCCGCCCGCCGCGGCGACCGAGCGGTGCGCGTCGCGGACCCCGCGCGCGTGCGCCCCGGCGACCTCGTCCTCCTCCGCCTCGCCGACGACCGCGACCACACCCTCCTGGAGCACATGGCGGGCGGCGGCCCGGGCCCCGAGGCGTACTCCTGGGACGACAAGACGAAGCTGACCTCGTACGTCCCCTACGAGTGGCCCGTACGGGTCACCGGGGTGCGCGGGCGCGAGGTCACCCTCGAACGGCCGCTCCCGCTCGACGTGCGGCCCGAGTGGAACCCGCTGCTCACCACCCACGTCACCGCCCTCACCGGCTCCGGCGTCGAAGGGCTCACCCTGGAGGCCGTGCAGACTCCGCAGTCGCCGCACCTCCTCGACAAGGGGTTCAACGGCGTCACCTTCCAGTGCGCGTACGACTGCTGGGCCGACGACGTGCGCGTGCGGCACGTGGACAACGGCTTCGGCCTCGTCGCCGCGTCCGCCTGCACCCTGCGCCGCACGTCCGTCGGCGGGCGCGGCGCGCACCACCCGTACTTCTGCCGCGAGGGCTCGCACGACAACCTGATCGAGGACTTCCGCATCGAGCGGCGGACCGTGCCCGCGCCCCCGGGGACGCAGCTGCACGGCATCAACGTGGAGGGCCTGTCCTCGTACAACGTCTGGTCGCGCGGCCACCTGGAGACGGGCACCTTCGACACGCACCGGGGCATGCCGTTCGCGAACGTCCGCACGGAGATCGTCGTCAACAACGACGGACGGCACGGCGGCGACGCCAGCGCCGGGCCCCTCTACGGCGCCCGGTTCACCCACTGGAACGTCACCGTCAGCAACCAGCGCGCCGGACTGGTCAAAATTGACGGCATCGCGCCGTACAGCGCCACGGTCGGCATCTCCCTCGTGCGGGAGTTCGACCAGATCGACGTACCGGACTTCTCCGGAGAGCTCGGCTCCCGCATCGAGGCCTACGGTTCACCCGATGCGGTACGTCCCCGGAATCTGTACGAGGCCCAGCGCGCCCTGCACCTCCGCTGA
- a CDS encoding MFS transporter, whose product MPLTAARRAVKESVSGLPPAFWWLWTSTLVNRLGAFVSTFLAIYLTLEQGYSATYAGLVAALHGLGGVVSSLGAGVLTDRLGRRPTLLIAQTSTGLSVALLGFMTHPVAIAAVAFLVGMASNASRPAVQAMMADIVRPEDRVRAFSLNFWAINLGFAISSAAAGFIASYSYLAGFLLEAAMTLACAAVIFVKLPESRPAPGEGEAGDGPEPGLGTVLRDGRFMGVVGLSFLVALIFQQAYVGLPVAMGEAGFKPSDYGIAIAFNGVMIVLLQIPVTRFIEHRDPQRLLVISSLVAGYGFALTAFAGSVGLITLTVCLWTLAEIVNAPTQTGLVVRLSPANARGRYQGMYTMSWAVAALAAPLISGSVIDRYGADWLWGFCAVMGTVAALGYWGLMRNLPDPVTYESGPRPGTGTEKAAEKADASG is encoded by the coding sequence ATGCCGCTCACCGCCGCAAGACGCGCCGTCAAGGAATCCGTGTCGGGGCTGCCCCCGGCGTTCTGGTGGCTGTGGACCAGCACCCTGGTGAACCGCCTCGGGGCCTTCGTGTCCACGTTCCTGGCGATCTACCTGACCCTGGAGCAGGGCTACTCGGCCACGTACGCGGGCCTCGTCGCGGCCCTGCACGGGCTCGGCGGAGTGGTCTCCTCCCTCGGCGCGGGCGTGCTGACCGACCGCCTGGGGCGGCGGCCCACGCTGCTCATCGCGCAGACGTCCACGGGTCTCTCCGTGGCGCTGCTCGGGTTCATGACCCACCCGGTGGCCATCGCGGCGGTGGCCTTCCTCGTGGGCATGGCGAGCAACGCCTCGCGGCCCGCCGTGCAGGCGATGATGGCCGACATCGTCCGGCCCGAGGACCGCGTCCGCGCCTTCTCGCTGAACTTCTGGGCCATCAACCTCGGCTTCGCCATCTCCTCGGCCGCCGCGGGCTTCATCGCCTCGTACAGCTACCTCGCGGGCTTCCTCCTGGAGGCCGCGATGACGCTCGCGTGCGCGGCCGTCATCTTCGTGAAGCTGCCGGAGTCGCGGCCCGCGCCCGGCGAGGGGGAGGCGGGCGACGGGCCGGAGCCCGGCCTCGGCACGGTGCTGCGGGACGGCCGCTTCATGGGCGTCGTCGGACTCTCCTTCCTGGTCGCGCTGATCTTCCAGCAGGCGTACGTGGGACTGCCGGTGGCGATGGGCGAGGCGGGCTTCAAGCCGAGTGACTACGGCATCGCGATCGCCTTCAACGGCGTCATGATCGTGCTCCTCCAGATCCCGGTGACGCGGTTCATCGAACACCGGGATCCGCAGCGTCTGTTGGTGATCTCCTCGCTCGTGGCGGGGTACGGCTTCGCCCTCACGGCGTTCGCCGGGTCGGTCGGCCTCATCACCCTCACGGTGTGCCTGTGGACGCTCGCCGAGATCGTCAACGCCCCCACCCAGACGGGCCTGGTCGTCCGCCTCTCGCCGGCGAACGCGCGCGGCCGCTACCAGGGCATGTACACCATGTCGTGGGCCGTCGCGGCGCTCGCGGCCCCGCTGATCTCCGGCTCCGTCATCGACCGCTACGGCGCGGACTGGCTGTGGGGCTTCTGCGCGGTCATGGGTACGGTCGCGGCCCTCGGGTACTGGGGCCTCATGCGCAACCTCCCGGACCCGGTGACGTACGAGAGCGGGCCGCGGCCCGGTACCGGTACGGAGAAGGCGGCGGAGAAGGCCGACGCCAGCGGCTGA
- a CDS encoding phosphoglyceromutase, whose translation MADAPYKLILLRHGESEWNAKNLFTGWVDVNLNEKGEKEAVRGGELLKDAGLLPDVVHTSLQKRAIRTAQLALESADRHWIPVHRSWRLNERHYGALQGKDKAQTLAEFGEEQFMLWRRSYDTPPPALEDGTEFSQSGDPRYASIPPELRPRTECLKDVVVRMLPYWYDGIVPDLLAGRTVLVAAHGNSLRALVKHLDGISDADIAGLNIPTGIPLAYDLDAAFKPLNPGGTYLDPEAAKAAIEAVKNQGKKK comes from the coding sequence ATGGCCGACGCACCGTACAAGCTGATCCTCCTCCGCCACGGCGAGAGCGAATGGAACGCGAAGAACCTGTTCACCGGCTGGGTGGACGTCAACCTCAACGAGAAGGGCGAGAAGGAGGCGGTCCGCGGCGGTGAGCTGCTGAAGGACGCCGGCCTGCTGCCCGACGTGGTCCACACGTCGCTCCAGAAGCGCGCCATCCGCACGGCCCAGCTCGCACTGGAGTCCGCGGACCGCCACTGGATCCCGGTCCACCGCTCCTGGCGGCTGAACGAGCGCCACTACGGCGCCCTCCAGGGCAAGGACAAGGCCCAGACCCTCGCCGAGTTCGGCGAGGAGCAGTTCATGCTCTGGCGCCGCTCCTACGACACCCCGCCGCCCGCCCTGGAGGACGGCACCGAGTTCTCCCAGTCGGGCGACCCGCGCTACGCCTCCATCCCGCCGGAGCTGCGCCCCCGCACGGAGTGCCTGAAGGACGTCGTCGTCCGCATGCTCCCGTACTGGTACGACGGCATCGTCCCCGACCTCCTGGCCGGCCGCACCGTCCTGGTGGCCGCGCACGGCAACTCCCTGCGCGCCCTGGTCAAGCACCTCGACGGCATCTCCGACGCCGACATCGCGGGCCTGAACATCCCCACGGGCATCCCGCTCGCCTACGACCTGGACGCCGCCTTCAAGCCCCTGAACCCGGGCGGCACGTACCTCGACCCCGAGGCCGCGAAGGCCGCGATCGAGGCCGTGAAGAACCAGGGCAAGAAGAAGTAA
- a CDS encoding YbjN domain-containing protein — MGDVVAGETPDTVIERFLADAELDWESPEPGSYVVTLPGTRKLSTTLSLRVGKHSLSLNAFVVRHPDENHEAVHRWLLERNLRLYGVSYAIDSLGDVYVTGKLPLAAVAPDELDRLLGSVLEAADGSFNTLLELGFATAIRKEYAWRVSRGESTRNLEAFTHLTRPRD; from the coding sequence ATGGGTGACGTTGTTGCTGGTGAGACCCCTGACACGGTGATCGAGCGGTTCCTGGCCGACGCCGAACTCGACTGGGAGTCCCCCGAACCGGGCTCGTACGTGGTCACGCTCCCCGGCACCCGCAAGCTCTCCACGACGCTCTCCCTGCGCGTGGGCAAGCACTCCCTCTCCCTGAACGCCTTCGTCGTCCGCCACCCCGACGAGAACCACGAGGCCGTCCACCGCTGGCTCCTGGAGCGCAACCTCCGCCTCTACGGCGTGAGCTACGCGATCGACTCCCTGGGCGACGTCTACGTCACCGGCAAGCTCCCGCTGGCCGCTGTCGCCCCGGACGAGCTGGACCGCCTCCTCGGCTCCGTCCTGGAAGCGGCGGACGGCTCCTTCAACACCCTCCTGGAGCTGGGCTTCGCGACGGCGATCCGCAAGGAGTACGCCTGGCGCGTCTCCCGAGGCGAATCGACCCGCAACCTGGAGGCCTTCACCCACCTCACCCGCCCCCGGGACTAG
- the mshA gene encoding D-inositol-3-phosphate glycosyltransferase, whose translation MSHYVTRLGRRFPAAPSAPARLRLPGTPRRPRRIAMLSVHTSPLHQPGTGDAGGMNVYIVELAKRLAEINIEVEIFTRATTGALPPVVELAPGVLVRHVDAGPYEGLAKEELPAQLCAFTHGVMLAWAGHRPGHYDLVHSHYWLSGHVGWLAAERWGTPLVHAMHTMAKVKNAALAAGDTPEPAARVIGETQIVRAADRLIANTSEEADELVRHYDADPGKVAVVHPGVNLDRFRPADGRAAARHRLGLPQDALVPLFAGRIQPLKAPDVLLRAVAVLLDERPELRRRVVVPVVGGPSGSGLAKPEGLQKLAARLGIADVVRFQPPVGQDQLADWFRAASLLVMPSYSESFGLVAIEAQAAGTPVLAAAVGGLPVAVRDGVTGFLVPDHEPAHYARVLGDFADNPHLVDRMGAAAARHAESFGWGTAASATADVYTAAMHDHRRRVPSHHG comes from the coding sequence GTGAGCCACTACGTGACCAGGCTCGGGCGTCGCTTCCCAGCGGCCCCGTCGGCGCCCGCCCGACTGCGCCTTCCCGGCACGCCCCGCCGCCCCCGCCGCATCGCCATGCTCAGCGTGCACACGTCGCCGCTGCACCAGCCCGGCACCGGCGACGCGGGCGGCATGAACGTCTACATCGTGGAGCTCGCCAAGCGTCTCGCCGAGATCAACATCGAGGTCGAGATCTTCACCCGCGCCACCACGGGAGCGCTGCCGCCCGTCGTCGAGCTCGCCCCCGGCGTCCTCGTGCGCCACGTGGACGCGGGCCCCTACGAGGGCCTGGCCAAGGAGGAGCTCCCCGCCCAGCTGTGCGCCTTCACGCACGGCGTCATGCTCGCCTGGGCGGGCCACCGCCCCGGCCACTACGACCTCGTGCACTCGCACTACTGGCTCAGCGGCCACGTGGGCTGGCTCGCCGCCGAGCGCTGGGGCACCCCCCTCGTGCACGCCATGCACACCATGGCCAAGGTCAAGAACGCGGCGCTCGCCGCCGGGGACACCCCCGAGCCCGCCGCCCGCGTCATCGGCGAGACTCAGATCGTGCGCGCCGCCGACCGGCTCATCGCCAACACCTCCGAAGAGGCCGACGAACTCGTACGGCACTACGACGCCGACCCCGGGAAGGTCGCCGTCGTCCACCCCGGCGTCAACCTCGACCGCTTCCGCCCCGCCGACGGCCGCGCCGCCGCCCGCCACCGCCTGGGCCTGCCGCAGGACGCCCTCGTGCCGCTCTTCGCGGGCCGCATCCAGCCCCTGAAGGCCCCGGACGTACTGCTTCGCGCGGTGGCCGTCCTCCTCGACGAACGCCCCGAGCTGCGCCGCCGCGTCGTCGTCCCGGTCGTCGGCGGCCCGAGCGGCAGCGGCCTCGCCAAACCCGAGGGGCTGCAGAAGCTGGCGGCCCGCCTGGGCATCGCGGACGTGGTGCGCTTCCAGCCCCCCGTCGGCCAGGACCAGCTCGCGGACTGGTTCCGCGCGGCCTCGCTGCTCGTCATGCCCTCCTACAGCGAGTCGTTCGGGCTCGTCGCCATCGAGGCGCAGGCGGCGGGCACACCGGTCCTCGCCGCGGCGGTGGGCGGCCTGCCGGTCGCCGTGCGCGACGGCGTCACCGGCTTCCTGGTCCCCGACCACGAACCGGCCCACTACGCGCGCGTGCTGGGCGACTTCGCCGACAACCCCCACCTGGTCGACCGCATGGGCGCGGCGGCCGCCCGGCACGCGGAGTCCTTCGGCTGGGGCACGGCGGCATCCGCCACCGCTGATGTGTACACCGCGGCGATGCACGACCACCGCCGTCGCGTACCCTCGCACCATGGGTGA
- a CDS encoding class I SAM-dependent methyltransferase, with protein MSPRAPRSPSSAARPVGTVTRGTTNPNRLRRMDRWIAAAHGAALRRAADPLAVDLGYGAAPWTAVELLLRLRTAAPHARVVGIEIDPARVAAARPYEREGLSFRHGGFEVPLPARPALIRAANVLRQYDEGEVAAVWERLCARLAPGGLLVEGTCDEIGRRHVWVALGPEGPRTVTFAARLASLERPSDLAERLPKALIHRNVPGEPVHAFLRDFDRAWAAAAPYASYGVRQRWIRSVRDLRADWPVVDRAARWRQGEVTVRWEALAPRGT; from the coding sequence ATGTCCCCCCGCGCACCCCGTTCCCCCAGCTCCGCGGCTCGCCCCGTCGGAACCGTGACGCGCGGGACGACCAACCCCAACCGCCTGCGCCGCATGGACCGCTGGATCGCCGCCGCCCACGGCGCCGCGCTCCGCCGCGCCGCCGACCCGCTCGCCGTCGACCTCGGCTACGGCGCCGCCCCCTGGACCGCCGTCGAGCTGCTCCTGCGGCTGCGCACCGCCGCCCCGCACGCGCGCGTGGTCGGCATCGAGATCGACCCCGCACGGGTCGCGGCGGCACGCCCGTACGAACGGGAGGGGCTCTCCTTCCGACACGGCGGCTTCGAGGTGCCGCTGCCCGCGCGCCCGGCCCTCATCCGCGCCGCGAACGTGCTGCGCCAGTACGACGAGGGCGAGGTCGCCGCCGTCTGGGAGCGGCTGTGCGCGCGGCTCGCCCCCGGCGGGCTGCTCGTCGAGGGGACCTGCGACGAGATCGGGCGGCGGCACGTCTGGGTCGCGCTCGGCCCCGAAGGCCCGCGCACGGTGACCTTCGCGGCCCGGCTCGCCTCCCTGGAGCGCCCCTCCGACCTGGCCGAGCGGCTGCCCAAGGCGCTGATCCACCGGAACGTGCCGGGCGAGCCGGTGCACGCCTTCCTGCGCGACTTCGACCGGGCGTGGGCGGCGGCCGCCCCGTACGCCTCGTACGGGGTGCGGCAGCGGTGGATCCGGTCGGTGCGCGACCTGCGGGCGGACTGGCCGGTCGTGGACCGCGCCGCGCGGTGGCGGCAGGGCGAAGTGACGGTGCGCTGGGAGGCGCTCGCGCCCCGCGGGACGTGA
- a CDS encoding C40 family peptidase gives MDLLWGWSVSGTRYSTATAVALVCAAVVLGAPGAAFASPADPTPPGPPTPAGDTPLEQVRKKIDRLYREAGTATDAYNAAEEKADRQSKEIVRLARDIDKGQKKLDRLKAQAGAAARAQYRGGGIPDQARLLLSDSPERFLDGAGRLRQGQHGTKSLLTEMGRTQADLKTYAKDASAQWRKLEAGRKAKAAAKRKIKERIAAAEKLESRLAKKERERLRELEEAAALKQQSAWVDTGILKDLKGDATARGRKAVAFATAQIGKPYVWGAEGPKSYDCSGLTSQAWAAAGRGIPRTSQEQWKRLPHVDVKNMRPGDLIIYHKDASHVGMYVGDGAIVHAPRPGRTVTIAGAGSMEILGVVRPDS, from the coding sequence ATGGATCTGCTGTGGGGGTGGAGCGTGTCCGGCACGCGGTATTCGACGGCGACAGCCGTGGCTCTGGTCTGCGCGGCGGTGGTGCTCGGCGCCCCCGGCGCGGCGTTCGCGAGCCCCGCCGACCCCACCCCGCCCGGCCCGCCGACACCCGCCGGGGACACGCCCCTTGAGCAGGTCCGCAAGAAGATCGACCGGCTCTACCGCGAAGCGGGCACGGCCACGGACGCGTACAACGCGGCGGAGGAGAAGGCCGACCGGCAGTCCAAGGAGATCGTCCGGCTCGCCCGCGACATCGACAAGGGCCAGAAGAAGCTGGACAGACTCAAGGCCCAGGCGGGCGCCGCCGCCCGCGCGCAGTACCGCGGCGGCGGCATCCCCGACCAGGCCCGGCTGCTCCTGAGCGACAGCCCCGAGCGGTTCCTGGACGGCGCGGGCCGCCTGCGCCAGGGCCAGCACGGCACGAAGTCGCTGCTCACGGAGATGGGCCGGACCCAGGCCGATCTGAAGACGTACGCCAAGGACGCCTCCGCCCAGTGGCGCAAGCTGGAGGCGGGCCGCAAGGCCAAGGCCGCGGCGAAGCGGAAGATCAAGGAGAGGATCGCCGCCGCCGAGAAGCTGGAGTCGCGCCTGGCGAAGAAGGAGCGCGAGCGGCTGCGCGAGCTGGAGGAGGCGGCCGCGCTCAAGCAGCAGTCGGCGTGGGTCGACACCGGGATACTGAAGGACCTCAAGGGCGACGCGACCGCGCGCGGCAGGAAGGCCGTCGCCTTCGCCACGGCCCAGATCGGCAAGCCGTACGTCTGGGGTGCCGAGGGCCCGAAGTCGTACGACTGCTCGGGGCTCACGTCCCAGGCCTGGGCGGCCGCGGGCCGCGGCATCCCGCGCACCTCGCAGGAGCAGTGGAAGCGCCTGCCCCACGTCGACGTGAAGAACATGCGCCCCGGCGACCTGATCATCTACCACAAGGACGCCAGCCACGTCGGGATGTACGTGGGCGACGGAGCCATCGTGCACGCGCCCCGGCCGGGGCGGACCGTGACGATCGCGGGAGCGGGCTCGATGGAGATCCTCGGGGTCGTCCGCCCGGACAGCTGA
- a CDS encoding fused response regulator/phosphatase, with amino-acid sequence MPVPIPRQRAIPAGAGAQAPAVPTPDASPDGSGRAGGTGGSGTSAGPGLTLLLVEDDPGGSLSLPELVDSTGRPIRIRTARNLTEVARLLTDDVHCILLDLALPGGPAPNGGTGGTPASGTQGPGGPGAAHDTAHGAGRAPADADELTTLRHVLRLAPGHAVLALTTSGDAERGARAVRVGAQDYLFRDELDGRLLSRAIQYAVERKRADAAQRQLTESRLRAQENARLERGLLPTPLLEGSPLRFASRYRPGRSRALLGGDFYDTVRTPDGSVHVMIGDVCGHGPDEAALGVELRIAWRALTFAGLVGDELLSTLQKVLEHERANEEIFATLCTVDIAPDGRRAGLCLAGHPAPLVARPGLPAELLPYDNGGPALGLLPRARWPRQQVQLGGTWSLMLYTDGLIEGRVGRGNQRLGQDGMVEMVRRKLAAGLRGDALLEAAVTEVRELNGGELTDDVAVLLLDREPAHER; translated from the coding sequence ATGCCCGTACCCATACCGCGGCAGAGAGCGATCCCGGCCGGGGCAGGCGCTCAGGCACCGGCGGTGCCGACGCCCGACGCGTCCCCGGACGGCTCCGGCCGCGCCGGCGGCACGGGCGGCTCCGGCACCTCCGCGGGCCCCGGGCTCACCCTGCTGCTCGTCGAGGACGACCCGGGCGGCTCACTGAGCCTGCCCGAGCTGGTGGACTCCACGGGCAGGCCCATCCGCATCCGCACCGCCCGCAACCTCACCGAGGTCGCGCGGCTGCTCACGGACGACGTGCACTGCATCCTGCTCGACCTCGCCCTGCCCGGCGGCCCCGCGCCGAACGGCGGCACGGGCGGCACCCCGGCGTCCGGCACCCAGGGCCCCGGCGGGCCGGGCGCCGCGCACGACACCGCGCACGGGGCGGGCCGGGCGCCCGCCGACGCCGACGAGCTGACCACGCTGCGGCACGTGCTCCGCCTCGCTCCCGGGCACGCCGTCCTCGCCCTGACCACGTCGGGCGACGCCGAGCGCGGCGCGCGGGCGGTGCGGGTCGGCGCCCAGGACTATCTGTTCCGCGACGAGCTGGACGGCCGGCTCCTGAGCCGCGCGATCCAGTACGCGGTGGAGCGCAAGCGCGCGGACGCCGCGCAGCGGCAGCTCACCGAGTCCCGGCTGCGCGCCCAGGAGAACGCCCGCCTGGAGCGGGGCCTGCTGCCGACGCCGCTGCTCGAAGGGTCACCGCTGCGGTTCGCTTCGCGCTACCGTCCGGGCCGGTCCCGCGCCCTGCTCGGCGGCGACTTCTACGACACGGTGCGCACCCCCGACGGCTCGGTGCACGTGATGATCGGCGACGTCTGCGGCCACGGCCCGGACGAGGCGGCGCTCGGCGTGGAGCTGCGCATAGCCTGGCGGGCGCTGACGTTCGCGGGCCTGGTCGGCGACGAGCTGCTGTCCACGTTGCAGAAGGTCCTGGAGCACGAGCGGGCGAACGAGGAGATCTTCGCGACGCTGTGCACGGTCGACATCGCGCCGGACGGCCGCCGGGCGGGCCTGTGCCTGGCCGGTCACCCGGCGCCGCTGGTCGCCCGCCCCGGCCTGCCGGCCGAGCTGCTGCCGTACGACAACGGCGGCCCGGCGCTCGGGCTGCTGCCGCGTGCCCGCTGGCCGCGCCAGCAGGTGCAGCTCGGCGGGACCTGGAGCCTGATGCTCTACACGGACGGCCTGATCGAGGGCCGGGTCGGCCGGGGCAACCAGCGGCTCGGCCAGGACGGGATGGTGGAGATGGTGCGCCGCAAGCTCGCGGCGGGCCTGCGCGGCGACGCGCTCCTGGAGGCGGCCGTGACCGAGGTGCGGGAGCTCAACGGCGGCGAGCTGACGGACGACGTGGCGGTACTGCTCCTGGACCGCGAACCGGCCCACGAGCGCTAG
- a CDS encoding DUF2516 family protein — translation MQGFANFMWLLSLALIVFSGFALIDAAVRREDAYRAADKKTKPFWLIILGLAFVVNLIFNVLSFLPIIGLVATIVYMVDVRPALRQVMGGGGGRRGSSSDGPYGPYNGGR, via the coding sequence ATGCAAGGGTTCGCGAACTTCATGTGGCTGCTGTCGCTGGCCCTGATCGTGTTCAGCGGATTCGCGCTCATCGACGCCGCCGTCCGGCGGGAGGACGCCTATCGGGCGGCCGACAAGAAGACCAAGCCGTTCTGGCTGATCATCCTCGGGCTCGCCTTCGTGGTGAACCTGATCTTCAACGTCCTGTCGTTCCTGCCGATCATCGGCCTCGTCGCCACGATCGTGTACATGGTCGACGTACGCCCCGCGCTCCGTCAGGTCATGGGCGGGGGCGGCGGCCGCCGCGGCTCCAGCAGCGACGGTCCGTACGGCCCGTACAACGGCGGACGGTGA
- a CDS encoding helix-turn-helix transcriptional regulator, with translation MASLNVGNLGEYLREQRRNAQLSLRQLADAAGVSNPYLSQIERGLRKPSAEVLQQVAKALRISAETLYVRAGILDEKERDELETRAVILADPSINERQKQVLLQIYESFRKENGFVTAPSETSEPSATDAYASSYSNGADPGSAQDGARDGAPAPTADGPRTAGGSDANPEGRRPAGEQPPS, from the coding sequence ATGGCATCGCTCAACGTCGGCAATCTCGGTGAGTACCTGCGCGAGCAGCGGCGCAACGCGCAGCTGTCGTTGCGTCAGCTCGCCGATGCCGCCGGGGTGTCCAATCCGTATCTGAGCCAGATCGAGCGCGGGCTGCGCAAGCCGAGTGCCGAGGTGCTCCAGCAGGTCGCGAAGGCGCTGCGGATCTCCGCCGAGACGCTCTACGTCCGGGCCGGGATCCTCGACGAGAAGGAGCGGGACGAGCTGGAGACGCGCGCCGTCATCCTCGCCGACCCGTCCATCAACGAGCGGCAGAAGCAGGTGCTCCTGCAGATCTACGAGTCGTTCCGCAAGGAGAACGGCTTCGTGACCGCGCCCTCGGAGACGTCGGAGCCCTCGGCCACGGACGCGTACGCGTCCTCGTACTCGAACGGTGCGGATCCCGGGAGCGCCCAGGACGGCGCCCGGGACGGCGCACCGGCCCCCACCGCTGACGGACCCCGCACGGCCGGCGGTAGCGATGCCAACCCCGAGGGCCGTCGGCCCGCGGGTGAACAGCCCCCCAGCTGA
- a CDS encoding VOC family protein yields MACRISELIVPALEPRRLAAFWCEVLDFVELDTDDGAVEIGPREGFGGLQPTLVFVPTDEPKTDQLRLHFDVNATDRDQDAELERLLKLGARPADIGQSGGEQWHVLLDPEGNEFCLLRARLS; encoded by the coding sequence ATGGCCTGTCGCATCTCTGAACTGATCGTTCCCGCCCTGGAGCCGCGGCGTCTCGCGGCGTTCTGGTGCGAGGTGCTGGACTTCGTCGAGCTCGACACCGACGACGGCGCGGTGGAGATCGGACCGCGCGAAGGGTTCGGCGGACTCCAGCCGACCCTGGTCTTCGTGCCCACCGACGAGCCCAAGACGGATCAGCTGCGGCTGCACTTCGACGTCAACGCCACCGACCGCGACCAGGACGCCGAGCTCGAACGCCTCCTGAAGCTCGGGGCGCGTCCGGCCGACATCGGCCAGAGCGGCGGAGAGCAGTGGCACGTCCTGCTCGACCCAGAGGGCAACGAGTTCTGCCTCCTGCGGGCCCGGCTGAGCTGA